From a region of the Neochlamydia sp. AcF84 genome:
- a CDS encoding YtxH domain-containing protein produces MKKLNFALTILGAICLTSLSASALCAATPGEKLDNTLDKIQDKYENIKENVRDKSKDFGDKVQDKYEDIKDKTRDTAEKIRDKSKDFGDKAQDKYEDIKDKTRDTAEKIRDKSKDFGDKAQDKYEDIKDKNKGTVEKIKDKAKDIGDKIQDKYEDIKDKVSDKTRKIADKVKDKVNKGARNAKKESHRAKKHLKKAEKRAAKAEKKARRRMKK; encoded by the coding sequence ATGAAAAAACTAAATTTTGCCCTTACAATTTTAGGAGCTATTTGCTTGACATCTCTATCAGCAAGTGCCTTATGTGCTGCTACTCCAGGAGAAAAGCTAGATAATACTCTAGATAAAATCCAAGATAAATATGAAAATATCAAGGAAAACGTAAGAGATAAATCCAAAGATTTTGGCGATAAAGTCCAAGATAAATACGAAGATATTAAAGATAAAACTAGAGACACTGCCGAAAAAATAAGAGATAAATCCAAAGATTTTGGCGATAAAGCCCAAGATAAATATGAAGATATTAAAGATAAAACTAGAGACACTGCCGAAAAAATAAGAGATAAATCCAAAGATTTTGGTGATAAAGCTCAAGATAAATATGAAGATATTAAAGATAAAAATAAAGGCACCGTCGAAAAAATAAAAGATAAAGCTAAAGATATCGGTGATAAGATCCAAGATAAATATGAAGATATCAAGGATAAAGTCAGTGATAAAACCAGAAAAATTGCTGATAAAGTCAAAGATAAAGTGAATAAGGGCGCAAGAAATGCTAAGAAAGAATCTCATCGAGCAAAAAAGCACTTGAAAAAAGCTGAAAAGAGAGCAGCTAAAGCTGAGAAAAAAGCTAGAAGAAGAATGAAAAAGTAA